TTTTTCCTTAAGCAACAATGTCAATCCTTCTTCAAAAGATGCAGCTGCGATCGCATTCCACCCACCTATCTCGCTCAAGCAAACTTGCAAGATTTCCCTTACACTTGCTTCATAATCAATCAGCAAAATAGATTTAACACTAGTTTTAGTGGAACAACATTTTACACACACAATTAAAGTACTCCTTACCCGCAGTAAGCAAAATATTTTGGCTCTCTCTTAAGCAATAATCTTTTAATGACAGGTAATTAGTAACTATGATTGTTATGATGCAATGTGGCTGCTAATTAGACAGTTTATCTTGTCATCTTAAGTTAAGGAGAACCTGAGAAATGGTTTCATTTTGGTCTATTTTAATAATAATGGACAGCTTATTACTTATTTCCAGCTTGTAGCTAAACCTGTTTTGTCTAAAAATGACTTAAAGAAGTGCTACTAAGCTACTTAACTTAAGACTTAAAAGTATCTTTCAACAATCTTTGTATTGTTAGATAATGGTCTAGATCGATTTGTACTTCATCTAATAGATGTTTAGCTACTCCGATCATGACTTGAGCCGAAACATAATCATTTTCTTGGAGTTTATTCACCGCCTGATTAAGAATACTAATACTTTGCTGTACTACTATAGCTTTTGATGAATCATTTCTGGTTTCTTTCATTGAATTAATTTCCTTTTATCACTTAATAGTATCGCTTTGAAAAAGCTGATACTTTTCAAATTAAAGGAAAAAGGTAAGAAATTTGTAAGACTTTTTATAAATTTTCACCAGTTAAGAATCTCCGCTACCTGATTCCAGACAGTTACAGGATTAAAAGGTTTGGTAATCACGCCTGTAACGCCCATTTCCGTAAAGTGACGGCGATCGCTTGGTAAAACTTTTGCGGTTAACAAAACTACTGGAATTGTCCGAGTAGCAGAATCAGCTTGCAGCTGTTCAAATACAGACAATCCATCCATATCTGGCATTGACACATCTAGAAGAATAGCATCCCACTTGCCAGTTTTCACTTTTCTTAACCCTTCTTTGCCTGAGTCTGCGGTTTCCACTTGCCAACCTGCAAATTCTTCTAAAGAAACTTGAACCACATCCCGAATATCTTGTTCATCATCAATCACTAATAAATGTTTAGTCATACTTCTTTCCTCACGATCGGTAACGTGAAATAGAATACACTACCTTGACCTAATGTACTTTCTACCCAGATCTGTCCTCCGTGCTGTTGGACAATACTTTTACAAATAGCTAAACCTAATCCGGTACCGCCTTTTTGTCTAGCGTCGGAAATATCAATCTGTTGGAATCTGCCAAAAACTGTATCTAATTTATCAGCAGGAATACCTCTTCCTCGATCTTTGACTTGAAATAAAATCTGTGTGGGGGAAGAAATAGAGGATTGATTAATGGTGTGATTGTTTTCTGTAAACAATTTGCTATTTTGGAATTCGGCGCTTAAGGAAACGATACTATGAGGTGGCGAAAACTTGATTGCATTGCTGAGTAAATTAGTTAAAGCTTGGATAATGGCATCTGGAGAAGCAATGATTTCAGCAACTAGAGGGGTAAGTTCGACTTTAATGTTAGCTTGATTGGCGATCGCTTGTACGGATTCTACTGCT
This genomic interval from Phormidium ambiguum IAM M-71 contains the following:
- a CDS encoding response regulator → MTKHLLVIDDEQDIRDVVQVSLEEFAGWQVETADSGKEGLRKVKTGKWDAILLDVSMPDMDGLSVFEQLQADSATRTIPVVLLTAKVLPSDRRHFTEMGVTGVITKPFNPVTVWNQVAEILNW